In one Pirellulaceae bacterium genomic region, the following are encoded:
- a CDS encoding cytochrome b/b6 domain-containing protein has product MRTHSSADSEVRHKPWVKISHWIVATSFLTLAVSGFVILMCHPRLYWGESGNELTPALFEIPISRNHQHGGWKGSESFFGGQAPPISSSRTYDIYNQNNWGRSLHFLAAWFLFIAGGIYVLTGMFTGYFWRYLVPRQGEFTPPLFLQDLKRHLQLKIRPATGGPQYGLLQKLAYCVVIFVAFPLMVLTGLAMSPAITAPFPFLSGMFGGFQSARTIHFFDSIFLFMFLLVHVVMVSRSGFKRQMLAMTLGKKASK; this is encoded by the coding sequence ATGCGCACTCATAGCTCAGCTGACTCGGAAGTACGACACAAACCGTGGGTCAAAATCTCACACTGGATCGTTGCTACAAGTTTTCTGACATTAGCAGTATCGGGTTTCGTAATTCTCATGTGTCACCCACGTCTCTATTGGGGCGAGAGCGGAAACGAATTGACACCGGCACTGTTTGAGATCCCCATAAGCCGCAACCATCAGCATGGCGGCTGGAAGGGCAGCGAAAGTTTTTTCGGCGGTCAAGCCCCGCCCATCAGCTCGAGTCGCACCTACGATATCTACAATCAGAACAACTGGGGGCGCAGCTTGCATTTCTTGGCCGCTTGGTTCCTGTTCATTGCCGGTGGGATTTATGTCCTGACCGGTATGTTCACTGGGTATTTCTGGCGATATCTCGTTCCCCGACAAGGCGAGTTTACTCCGCCGTTATTTCTGCAGGATTTAAAACGCCATCTGCAATTGAAGATTCGTCCTGCCACGGGTGGACCTCAATACGGGCTACTACAGAAGCTCGCGTATTGTGTCGTCATCTTCGTTGCCTTCCCGTTAATGGTGCTTACGGGGCTCGCAATGTCACCGGCGATTACGGCTCCTTTCCCTTTCCTGTCAGGCATGTTTGGCGGATTCCAGTCTGCCCGCACAATTCATTTTTTTGATTCCATCTTTCTCTTCATGTTTCTACTCGTGCATGTGGTAATGGTCAGCAGGTCAGGATTTAAACGCCAGATGCTCGCAATGACCTTGGGGAAAAAAGCGTCGAAATGA
- a CDS encoding molybdopterin-dependent oxidoreductase translates to MKQHTRRKALVTGLASVGGLYLPGCSKELPPTYGNILRMGDNLTYAAHRTLLPGQSLVKEYSHDDITSFPAIGTTNPADSNRPNPSEIYGQLQRNYFSDWSLSVEGLVSRPGSFSLAALKQFPSQTQITRHTCEEGWSAIAEWTGVPLSRVLNAAGLLPTARFVTLYSYDGWVDSLDMLDVMHPQSILAYGMNGRDLSIPHGAPLRIRIERQLGYKSMKYLKGIVVTDKFNDGGESGSIQNGWSWYAGI, encoded by the coding sequence ATGAAACAACACACACGTCGCAAAGCACTCGTTACAGGACTGGCCTCCGTTGGCGGACTCTACCTCCCCGGTTGCTCAAAAGAGCTACCACCGACCTACGGAAACATTCTACGGATGGGTGACAATCTCACTTATGCCGCACACCGAACTCTGCTACCTGGTCAGTCACTGGTCAAGGAATACAGTCACGACGACATCACTTCGTTTCCTGCCATTGGCACCACAAATCCGGCAGATAGCAACCGACCCAATCCGAGTGAAATCTACGGCCAATTACAGCGCAACTATTTTTCCGACTGGAGCCTATCGGTCGAAGGCCTAGTCAGTCGCCCCGGCTCTTTTTCGTTGGCCGCCCTGAAACAATTCCCCTCCCAGACGCAGATTACAAGGCACACGTGCGAAGAGGGCTGGTCCGCCATTGCGGAATGGACAGGCGTGCCCCTAAGTCGTGTCCTGAATGCGGCAGGTCTGCTCCCTACAGCCCGCTTCGTTACTCTCTATTCGTATGATGGCTGGGTCGACAGCCTCGACATGCTTGATGTGATGCACCCCCAAAGCATTCTCGCATACGGGATGAATGGCCGAGATCTATCCATCCCTCACGGGGCCCCGCTGCGCATTAGAATTGAGCGGCAATTGGGATACAAAAGCATGAAATATCTGAAAGGCATCGTCGTTACGGATAAATTTAATGACGGCGGTGAGAGCGGATCCATCCAAAACGGGTGGTCCTGGTATGCCGGTATCTGA